In the Micromonospora narathiwatensis genome, one interval contains:
- a CDS encoding carboxymuconolactone decarboxylase family protein: MLASHVLASFQALRADLLADSGLSPREVAVMVAATAAARSDAYCALAWGSRLAELSDEATAARVLQRVDSDLSEREAALAGWSRQVVQDPNATTEADVERLRDAGLNDQEIFEATTWIAFRLAFSTINDALGARPDPQLAEKAPRLVREAVTYGRQVQAHPTLTPADSGAARRSR, from the coding sequence GTGCTGGCGTCCCACGTGCTGGCATCCTTCCAGGCCCTGCGTGCTGATCTCCTGGCCGATTCAGGCCTGTCGCCGAGGGAAGTAGCCGTGATGGTCGCCGCCACCGCCGCTGCCCGCAGCGATGCTTACTGTGCACTCGCCTGGGGCTCCCGGCTGGCCGAACTCAGTGACGAGGCGACCGCCGCAAGGGTGCTGCAACGCGTTGACAGCGACCTGTCCGAACGGGAGGCCGCGCTGGCCGGTTGGTCTCGTCAGGTCGTCCAGGATCCGAATGCCACGACCGAGGCCGACGTGGAGCGCCTACGCGACGCGGGTCTCAATGACCAGGAGATCTTCGAGGCGACGACCTGGATCGCGTTTAGGCTGGCGTTCTCCACCATCAACGACGCGCTGGGGGCACGGCCCGATCCGCAGCTTGCCGAGAAGGCGCCTCGGCTCGTCCGGGAAGCCGTCACCTATGGCCGCCAAGTTCAGGCGCACCCAACCTTGACTCCCGCCGACAGCGGCGCCGCCCGACGCTCGCGCTGA
- the ltrA gene encoding group II intron reverse transcriptase/maturase: MKETMTTRLEPKGKLGATPVGVVNGPEDVLDWHAVDWRACEDRVRRLRQRIFTASQAGDHKRVRNLQKLMLRSRSNTLLSVRRVTEINAGRLTAGVDGRTVLHSQDKAALADGIHRRLRPWQARPVKRVYIPKADGRRRPLGIPVLVDRVLQARVAAALEPEWEARFEPRSYGFRPGRSCQDAIQAIFNTVKGKNPARRWVLDADLKAAFDRIDHHHLLTQLGGFPAREQVKDWLSAGVVEQGRFTPTEEGTPQGGVVSPLLLNVALHGMEHAAGVRYRTIGSDGAASVPDSPVLIRYADDFVAMCRTKDEAMQVKARLAAWLTPRGLAFNEDKTRVVDLDEGYDFLGFTVRRHHGLLLIKPSKTAIRRIRKRLRTEVRALRGSNAAAVIARLNPIIRGWAAYYRTVVSSEIFNSLDHYLWKLVYKWARHTHPNKPTSWVIARYFGMFNKSRRDRWVFGDRDSGAYLQKFAWTRIVRHQMVPGTASPDDSALTDYWTSRRRRPTLQPPVDRTTQRLLDSQQGRCTYCGQLLLHADRPPQTPREWEQWYSGLRKAMDHNTISLRQDNTPHDPQLRLLHTHCHRRNTGKTAGQPTARQRATGLA; encoded by the coding sequence GTGAAAGAGACGATGACGACGAGGCTGGAACCGAAGGGCAAGTTGGGTGCCACTCCTGTGGGGGTGGTGAACGGACCGGAGGACGTCCTCGACTGGCACGCGGTGGATTGGCGTGCCTGCGAGGATCGCGTACGGCGTCTGCGCCAACGGATCTTCACGGCATCGCAGGCGGGGGACCACAAGCGGGTCCGGAACCTGCAGAAGTTGATGCTGCGTTCCCGGTCGAACACGTTGTTGAGTGTTCGCCGGGTGACGGAGATCAACGCTGGACGTTTGACAGCGGGCGTGGACGGCAGGACCGTCCTTCACAGCCAGGACAAGGCCGCACTGGCGGACGGTATTCACCGCCGGCTACGGCCCTGGCAGGCCCGCCCCGTCAAACGGGTGTATATCCCGAAAGCGGACGGCCGCCGCCGACCGCTCGGTATCCCCGTGCTCGTCGACCGGGTGCTGCAAGCCCGGGTCGCGGCCGCGTTGGAGCCAGAATGGGAAGCCCGGTTCGAGCCGAGGTCCTACGGATTTCGGCCCGGACGCAGCTGTCAGGACGCCATCCAGGCCATCTTCAACACCGTCAAGGGCAAGAACCCGGCCCGGCGTTGGGTGCTGGACGCGGACCTGAAAGCGGCGTTCGACCGCATCGACCACCACCATCTGCTCACCCAGCTCGGCGGGTTCCCCGCCAGGGAACAGGTCAAGGACTGGCTGAGCGCCGGGGTAGTTGAACAGGGCCGGTTCACCCCGACCGAGGAGGGAACTCCTCAAGGCGGGGTGGTCAGCCCACTGCTGTTGAACGTCGCGCTGCACGGGATGGAACACGCCGCCGGGGTTCGCTACCGCACCATCGGATCCGACGGTGCGGCCAGCGTCCCGGACAGCCCGGTGCTGATCAGATACGCCGATGATTTCGTCGCGATGTGCCGCACCAAGGACGAAGCGATGCAGGTCAAAGCGCGGCTGGCCGCATGGCTGACGCCCCGAGGACTGGCCTTCAACGAGGACAAGACCCGCGTGGTCGACCTCGATGAGGGCTACGACTTCCTCGGGTTCACCGTCCGCCGCCACCACGGCCTACTGCTGATCAAACCGAGCAAAACGGCGATCAGACGGATCCGGAAACGGCTACGCACCGAAGTGCGTGCACTGCGCGGCAGCAACGCCGCCGCGGTGATCGCCCGCCTCAACCCGATCATCCGGGGCTGGGCGGCCTACTACCGGACGGTGGTGTCCAGCGAAATCTTCAACTCGCTGGACCACTACCTGTGGAAACTGGTCTACAAATGGGCCAGGCACACCCACCCGAACAAGCCGACAAGCTGGGTCATCGCCCGCTACTTCGGCATGTTCAACAAGTCCCGGCGAGATCGGTGGGTCTTCGGTGACCGCGACAGCGGCGCCTACCTGCAGAAATTCGCCTGGACCAGGATCGTGCGGCACCAGATGGTCCCCGGCACCGCGTCACCCGATGACTCGGCGCTGACCGACTACTGGACCAGCCGACGGCGACGCCCGACGCTGCAACCCCCAGTCGACCGCACCACCCAACGGCTGCTCGACAGCCAGCAGGGCCGGTGCACCTACTGCGGGCAACTCCTCCTGCACGCCGACCGCCCACCACAAACCCCACGAGAATGGGAACAATGGTATAGCGGCCTGCGAAAAGCTATGGATCACAACACCATCAGCCTACGACAGGACAACACCCCGCACGATCCGCAACTCCGTCTGCTCCACACCCACTGCCACCGCCGGAACACCGGCAAAACGGCAGGCCAGCCAACTGCACGCCAGCGAGCCACAGGGCTTGCTTGA
- a CDS encoding DUF5959 family protein yields the protein MVDVAPMDLVVLADDEGNSVRIKVLGPEPTWSAGLAAEIVVETPFVSGRTKLILSASKLQAWGNALDSLDAGQDIAWMAMDRGPSVFIRLTGDRDCPEVVVEDESYSMVTVRVPIVLPGDWIASHRRRLRALTDSWKPPQWG from the coding sequence GTGGTCGACGTCGCTCCGATGGATCTTGTCGTTCTCGCTGACGATGAGGGGAACAGCGTACGCATCAAGGTCCTTGGCCCGGAACCGACGTGGTCGGCCGGCCTTGCTGCAGAGATCGTCGTTGAGACTCCCTTTGTGAGTGGCCGCACAAAGCTGATCCTGAGCGCCTCGAAGTTGCAGGCCTGGGGCAACGCGCTCGACAGCCTCGACGCGGGTCAGGACATCGCATGGATGGCGATGGACAGAGGGCCTTCCGTCTTCATCCGGCTCACCGGCGATCGGGACTGCCCGGAAGTGGTCGTGGAAGACGAGTCGTACTCCATGGTCACGGTGCGCGTTCCCATCGTCCTGCCCGGGGACTGGATTGCGAGCCACCGGCGACGCCTCCGCGCCCTGACTGATTCCTGGAAGCCGCCACAGTGGGGGTAG